In one Bosea sp. RAC05 genomic region, the following are encoded:
- a CDS encoding aspartate aminotransferase family protein — MSMPAFKTDDMATPARPKLYSVEEAKQLDVQTVKELFTSHINPGQVHFLKLLGFDKILVDRAEGMHYITKDGRKILDFFGGFCSVAFGHNHPRIVAARKRFQDENRHEICMAFMSQYASALAANLAAISPGDLDMVFLGSTGSEAMEAALKVAEQAQGPGKSKILHAANSFHGKTKGVLSVTDSTLYQSQFKLVENRVKVPFGDIEAVRQALESDPSIGIVVMETIQGGGGIIEAPLGFWRELRALCDKHGVLWVADEVQCGLGRTGQFFAFERDGVVPDVTALAKALGGSKAAMGAMIARRELYMKAYGKPKTALIHAQATFGGMGEACVSAIEALNVLYEEDLMGNAQRQGDYLIERLNALRVKYPSLLKEIRGRGLMIGVEFQDISETMPFGLKHMVALLDDKLKGSLCGFIGALLLKDYDVLVAFTEYNRNVIRLEPPLIATREDCDTFINALDDLLSRGITRIVTDYLRKVAVSKG, encoded by the coding sequence ATGAGCATGCCCGCATTCAAGACCGACGACATGGCCACGCCGGCCCGCCCCAAGCTGTACAGCGTCGAGGAGGCCAAGCAGCTCGACGTGCAGACGGTGAAGGAACTCTTCACCAGTCACATCAACCCGGGCCAGGTGCATTTCCTGAAGCTGCTCGGCTTCGACAAGATCCTCGTCGATCGCGCCGAGGGCATGCACTACATCACCAAGGACGGCCGCAAGATCCTCGACTTCTTCGGCGGGTTCTGCTCGGTCGCCTTCGGCCACAACCATCCGCGCATCGTCGCGGCCCGGAAGAGATTCCAGGACGAGAACCGCCATGAGATCTGCATGGCGTTCATGTCGCAATACGCCTCGGCGCTGGCGGCCAATCTCGCCGCGATCTCGCCCGGCGATCTCGACATGGTCTTCCTCGGCTCGACCGGCTCGGAGGCCATGGAAGCCGCGCTGAAGGTCGCCGAGCAGGCGCAGGGGCCGGGCAAGTCCAAGATCCTGCATGCCGCGAACTCCTTCCACGGCAAGACCAAGGGCGTGCTGTCGGTCACGGATTCGACGCTCTACCAGTCGCAGTTCAAGCTGGTCGAGAACCGGGTCAAGGTGCCCTTCGGCGACATCGAGGCGGTGCGCCAGGCGCTGGAGAGCGACCCGTCGATCGGCATCGTCGTGATGGAGACGATCCAGGGCGGCGGCGGCATCATCGAGGCGCCGCTCGGCTTCTGGCGCGAATTGCGGGCGCTCTGCGACAAGCATGGCGTGCTCTGGGTCGCCGACGAGGTGCAGTGCGGTCTCGGCCGCACCGGGCAGTTCTTCGCCTTCGAGCGCGACGGCGTGGTGCCGGACGTCACGGCGCTGGCCAAGGCGCTGGGCGGGTCCAAGGCCGCGATGGGCGCGATGATCGCCCGCCGCGAGCTCTACATGAAGGCCTATGGCAAGCCCAAGACCGCGCTGATCCATGCCCAGGCGACGTTCGGCGGCATGGGCGAGGCCTGCGTCTCCGCGATCGAGGCACTCAACGTGCTCTATGAGGAAGACCTCATGGGCAATGCGCAGCGCCAGGGCGACTACCTGATCGAGCGGCTCAACGCGCTGCGGGTCAAGTATCCGAGCCTGCTCAAGGAAATCCGCGGGCGCGGCCTGATGATCGGCGTCGAGTTCCAGGACATCAGCGAGACCATGCCCTTCGGGCTCAAGCACATGGTCGCGCTGCTCGACGACAAGCTGAAGGGCTCGCTCTGCGGCTTCATCGGGGCGCTGCTGCTGAAGGACTACGACGTGCTCGTCGCCTTTACCGAGTACAACCGCAACGTCATCCGGCTCGAGCCGCCGCTGATCGCGACGCGCGAGGATTGCGACACCTTCATCAACGCGCTGGACGACCTGCTCTCGCGCGGCATCACCCGCATCGTGACCGATTATCTGCGCAAGGTCGCCGTCTCGAAAGGCTGA
- a CDS encoding NAD-dependent epimerase/dehydratase family protein: MKHIIIGGDGFVGSHLAADLAAMGEEVLVADIVKSPHPHYAKVPFHRIDVTDAQSVAGIPLRQDDLVYNLSAKMLSPIVTRAERHDFFWPVNYHGTQNILSWMDKAGAHKLVHFTTDMIYGHSVTVPQDETHPAKPLGEYGESKLATETLAQTYRDRGFQIPIFRPRLIIGPGRLGILVKLFKLIDLNLPVPMIGSGKNPYQFISVFDCASACVAAWKADFPNSAYNLGSDDPPPVKKLLGDLIRHAGSKSILLPTPAPLVKLTLNALDAINLPIMDPEQYMIADEICILDTSKAKRELGWKPLHRDEDMLLAAYTEYRRAKAPSQQAPRSVAA, from the coding sequence ATGAAGCACATCATCATCGGCGGCGACGGCTTCGTCGGCTCGCATCTGGCGGCCGATCTTGCGGCCATGGGCGAGGAGGTGCTGGTCGCCGACATCGTCAAGAGCCCGCATCCGCATTACGCCAAGGTGCCCTTCCACCGCATCGACGTGACGGATGCGCAGAGCGTCGCCGGCATCCCGCTGCGCCAGGACGACCTCGTCTACAACCTCTCGGCCAAGATGCTCTCGCCGATCGTGACCCGCGCGGAGCGGCACGACTTCTTCTGGCCGGTGAACTATCACGGCACGCAGAACATCCTGAGCTGGATGGACAAGGCGGGCGCCCACAAGCTCGTCCACTTCACCACCGACATGATCTACGGCCATTCGGTGACCGTGCCGCAGGACGAGACGCATCCCGCCAAGCCGCTGGGCGAATATGGCGAGAGCAAGCTCGCGACCGAGACGCTGGCCCAGACCTATCGCGACCGCGGCTTCCAGATCCCGATCTTCCGGCCCCGGCTGATCATCGGACCCGGGCGGCTGGGCATCCTCGTCAAGCTGTTCAAGCTGATCGACCTCAACCTGCCGGTGCCGATGATCGGTTCGGGCAAGAACCCCTACCAGTTCATCTCGGTCTTCGACTGCGCCAGCGCCTGCGTCGCGGCCTGGAAGGCGGATTTCCCGAACTCGGCCTACAATCTCGGCTCGGACGATCCGCCGCCGGTGAAGAAGCTGCTCGGCGACCTGATCAGGCATGCCGGCTCGAAGTCGATCCTGCTGCCGACCCCGGCGCCGCTGGTCAAGCTGACGCTGAACGCGCTCGACGCGATCAACCTGCCGATCATGGACCCCGAGCAGTACATGATCGCCGACGAGATCTGCATCCTCGACACCTCCAAGGCCAAGCGCGAGCTGGGCTGGAAGCCGCTGCACCGCGACGAGGACATGCTGCTCGCCGCCTACACCGAATATCGCCGGGCCAAAGCGCCCTCCCAGCAAGCGCCCAGGAGTGTCGCCGCATGA
- a CDS encoding transporter, which produces MNAFLPLILFTVLTNAAAQLMLKRGMTGVGTLDVAGDGLIATVFRVVFNPFVFAGLCTFVISMASHLIVLSKVQISYAYPFLSLAYVVVAAYAFFVFHEDLGPARIAGIGLIVLGTIFIAQS; this is translated from the coding sequence ATGAACGCCTTTCTTCCCCTGATCCTGTTCACGGTGCTGACCAACGCCGCGGCGCAGCTCATGCTGAAGCGCGGCATGACCGGAGTGGGGACGCTCGACGTGGCCGGCGACGGGCTGATCGCGACCGTCTTCCGCGTGGTCTTCAACCCCTTCGTTTTTGCGGGGCTGTGCACCTTCGTCATCAGCATGGCCTCGCATCTGATCGTGCTCTCGAAGGTGCAGATCTCCTACGCCTACCCCTTCCTGAGCCTCGCCTATGTCGTGGTCGCGGCCTACGCCTTCTTCGTCTTCCACGAGGATCTCGGGCCGGCGCGCATCGCCGGCATCGGTCTCATCGTGCTCGGCACCATTTTCATCGCACAAAGCTGA
- a CDS encoding sigma 54-interacting transcriptional regulator gives MVDAALAVDVTTGRILAANEEARRLLTPAERELVGASVLSVFPGQAAALTVFTEAVLHKGRYWTRSLSPQRADGEALHTECIGARLLTQPDPSILLTLYDLEARHRRDLDADAQEHVRAGLTEWRRTERLFQEIERSNQLILRAAGEGIFGVNAEGRTTFVNPAGEAMLGWETGELIGRDMHACVHHHRPDGTHYPHEECPIYAAFRDGAVHHVENEMFFRKDGSGFWVEYTSTPIRDRGRLVGAVIIFRDISQRHEADERLRAALAEVDSLRERLQQENAYLQEEMRLERNHRGVVGRSGAIQKILSQVELVARTDAAVLITGESGTGKELIASAIHEASERHVRPLIRVNCAAIPRELFESEFFGHVKGAFTGALRDRIGRFELADGGTLFLDEVGEIPLELQGKLLRVLQEGQFERVGEERTRHVNVRIIAATNKDLRREVREGRFREDLYFRLDVFPIVSVPLRERPEDIPLLALHFLGGAQRKLKTEGLKLSEGDVARLRAYDWPGNVRELQNVIERAAILARNGRLFIALPESGRPPAAVPAPAATGAGILTEAERRERDRASILAALETCRGRVSGPQGAAALLGVPATTLASRMKTLGIAPRRGTRPAPERAGG, from the coding sequence ATGGTCGACGCCGCGCTGGCGGTGGATGTCACGACCGGCCGGATCCTGGCGGCCAATGAGGAGGCGCGGCGCCTGCTGACGCCTGCGGAGCGCGAGCTCGTCGGCGCCTCGGTGCTCTCCGTGTTTCCCGGCCAGGCGGCGGCGCTGACGGTCTTCACCGAGGCGGTGCTTCACAAGGGTCGCTACTGGACACGCTCGCTTTCGCCGCAGCGGGCCGATGGCGAGGCGCTCCACACCGAGTGCATCGGTGCGCGGCTTCTGACCCAACCCGACCCCTCGATCCTGCTGACGCTCTACGATCTCGAGGCGCGGCACCGGCGCGATCTCGACGCCGACGCGCAGGAGCATGTCCGTGCCGGGCTGACCGAATGGCGCCGCACGGAGCGGCTGTTCCAGGAGATCGAGCGCAGCAACCAGCTGATCCTTCGCGCGGCGGGCGAAGGCATCTTCGGGGTCAATGCGGAGGGCCGCACCACCTTCGTCAACCCGGCCGGCGAGGCGATGCTGGGCTGGGAGACGGGCGAGCTGATCGGGCGGGACATGCATGCCTGCGTGCATCATCACCGCCCCGACGGCACGCATTACCCGCATGAGGAATGCCCGATCTACGCCGCCTTCCGCGACGGGGCGGTCCACCATGTCGAGAACGAGATGTTCTTTCGCAAGGACGGCTCGGGCTTCTGGGTCGAGTACACCTCGACGCCGATCCGCGACCGCGGGCGCCTCGTCGGGGCGGTGATCATCTTCCGCGACATCAGCCAGCGCCACGAGGCGGACGAGCGCCTGCGGGCGGCGCTCGCCGAGGTCGACAGCCTGCGCGAGCGGCTGCAGCAGGAGAACGCCTATCTGCAGGAGGAGATGCGGCTGGAGCGCAACCATCGCGGCGTCGTCGGGCGCTCGGGCGCGATCCAGAAGATCCTGAGCCAGGTCGAGCTGGTGGCGCGCACCGACGCCGCCGTGCTGATCACCGGCGAATCCGGCACCGGCAAGGAGCTGATCGCCAGCGCAATCCACGAGGCGAGCGAGCGCCATGTGCGGCCACTGATCCGGGTGAACTGTGCCGCCATCCCGCGCGAACTGTTCGAGAGCGAGTTCTTCGGCCATGTGAAGGGCGCCTTCACCGGCGCGCTGCGCGACCGGATCGGCCGCTTCGAACTGGCCGATGGCGGCACGCTCTTCCTCGACGAGGTCGGCGAGATCCCGCTCGAACTCCAGGGCAAGCTGCTGCGCGTGCTGCAGGAAGGGCAGTTCGAGCGCGTCGGCGAGGAGCGGACGCGGCACGTCAATGTCCGCATCATCGCGGCGACCAACAAGGATCTCCGGCGCGAGGTGCGCGAGGGCCGCTTCCGCGAGGACCTCTATTTCCGGCTCGACGTTTTCCCGATCGTCTCCGTGCCGCTGCGCGAGCGCCCGGAGGACATCCCGCTGCTGGCGCTGCATTTCCTCGGCGGGGCGCAGCGCAAGCTGAAGACCGAGGGGTTGAAGCTGAGCGAGGGCGATGTCGCCCGGCTGCGCGCTTATGACTGGCCGGGCAATGTCCGCGAGCTGCAGAACGTCATCGAGCGCGCCGCGATCCTCGCGCGCAACGGGCGGCTCTTCATCGCGCTGCCCGAGAGCGGGCGCCCGCCCGCGGCTGTCCCGGCGCCAGCGGCGACGGGCGCGGGAATCCTGACCGAGGCGGAGCGGCGCGAGCGCGACCGGGCCAGCATCCTCGCCGCGCTCGAGACATGTCGCGGCCGGGTCAGCGGCCCGCAAGGCGCCGCCGCCCTGCTCGGCGTGCCCGCGACTACGCTGGCCTCGCGGATGAAGACGCTGGGCATCGCGCCGCGCCGCGGGACGAGGCCGGCGCCCGAGCGCGCCGGCGGGTAG
- a CDS encoding CmpA/NrtA family ABC transporter substrate-binding protein produces the protein MALFKNPFDADRRIRRGCDCGRHESQSAHERAIRAEAVEVSATEDGRYQRVVENAVMRALFPQDAQRRFFLKQVGASTALAAISSLFPLAAATEAFAQAVPEKKDLKVGFIPITCATPIIMASPMGFYAKHGLNVEVIKTAGWAVIRDKTINKEYDAAHMLSPMPLAISMGAGSNPIPYTMPAVENINGQAITLAMKHKDKRDPKSWKGFKFAVPFDYSMHNYLLRYYLAENGIDPDTDVQIRAVPPPEMVANLRADNIDGFLAPDPVNQRAVFDGVGFIHMLSKEIWDGHPCCAFAASREFVTQTPNTYAALLKAIIDATAFASKAENRKAIAEAIAPANYLNQPVTVVEQVLTGTYADGLGNIKRDPKRIDFDPFPWEGFAVWILTQMKRWGQIKGDVDYAKVAKEVFLQTDTAKLMTEVGLAPPTGSKTIVVMGKTFDATKPEDYIKSFAIKRT, from the coding sequence ATGGCCTTGTTCAAGAACCCGTTCGACGCCGACCGCCGCATCCGCCGCGGCTGCGATTGCGGCCGGCATGAGAGCCAATCCGCGCATGAGCGGGCGATTCGGGCCGAGGCCGTCGAAGTATCCGCGACGGAAGACGGACGCTATCAGCGCGTCGTCGAGAACGCCGTGATGCGGGCGCTGTTTCCACAGGATGCGCAGCGCCGTTTCTTCCTGAAGCAGGTCGGCGCCTCGACCGCCCTGGCGGCGATCTCGAGCCTCTTCCCGCTGGCGGCCGCCACCGAGGCCTTCGCCCAGGCTGTGCCGGAGAAGAAGGACCTCAAGGTCGGCTTCATCCCGATCACCTGCGCGACGCCGATCATCATGGCCTCGCCGATGGGCTTCTATGCCAAGCACGGCCTCAACGTCGAAGTGATCAAGACCGCCGGCTGGGCCGTGATCCGCGACAAGACGATCAACAAGGAATACGACGCCGCCCACATGCTCTCGCCGATGCCGCTGGCGATCTCGATGGGCGCGGGCTCGAACCCGATTCCCTACACGATGCCGGCGGTCGAGAACATCAACGGCCAGGCCATCACGCTCGCGATGAAGCACAAGGACAAGCGCGATCCGAAGTCCTGGAAGGGCTTCAAATTCGCCGTGCCCTTCGACTATTCGATGCACAACTACCTGCTGCGCTACTATCTCGCCGAGAACGGCATCGATCCCGACACGGACGTCCAGATCCGCGCCGTGCCGCCGCCGGAGATGGTCGCCAACCTGCGCGCCGACAACATCGACGGATTCCTCGCGCCCGATCCGGTCAACCAGCGCGCGGTCTTCGACGGCGTCGGCTTCATCCACATGCTCTCCAAGGAGATCTGGGACGGCCATCCCTGCTGCGCCTTCGCAGCCTCCAGGGAGTTCGTGACGCAGACCCCCAACACCTATGCCGCGCTGCTCAAGGCGATCATCGACGCGACCGCCTTCGCCTCCAAGGCCGAGAACCGGAAAGCCATCGCCGAGGCGATCGCGCCGGCCAACTACCTCAACCAGCCCGTCACCGTGGTCGAGCAGGTCCTGACCGGGACCTATGCGGACGGGCTCGGCAACATCAAGCGCGACCCCAAGCGGATCGATTTCGACCCCTTTCCCTGGGAGGGTTTCGCGGTCTGGATTCTCACCCAGATGAAGCGCTGGGGCCAGATCAAGGGCGATGTCGACTACGCCAAGGTGGCCAAGGAGGTCTTCCTCCAGACCGACACGGCCAAGCTGATGACCGAGGTCGGGCTGGCGCCGCCCACCGGCTCGAAGACCATCGTCGTGATGGGCAAGACCTTCGATGCCACCAAGCCGGAGGACTACATCAAGAGCTTCGCGATCAAGCGGACGTGA
- the ntrB gene encoding nitrate ABC transporter permease — protein MTLPLNLRALVLSLAILVVFLTAWHVGTQSGGAGPAANIDPEYAKLMGQQVTQGKSAMPGPLDVAATIWGHLRDPFYDKGPNDKGLGIQLAYSLGRVLLGYAFAVLLAVPLGFLIGMSPLISKALDPFIQVLKPISPLAWMPLALYTIKDSSVSAIFVIFICSVWPMLLNTAFGVSAVRKEWLNVARTLEVGPVRRAFTIILPAAAPTILTGMRISIGIAWLVIVAAEMLVGGTGIGYFVWNEWNNLSITNVIVAITVIGVMGMILDQTLARLQRAVTYPD, from the coding sequence ATGACCCTCCCTCTCAACCTGCGCGCGCTGGTGCTCTCGCTGGCGATCCTCGTCGTCTTCCTCACCGCGTGGCATGTCGGCACGCAGTCCGGCGGGGCCGGGCCTGCCGCCAACATCGACCCCGAATACGCCAAGCTGATGGGCCAGCAGGTGACGCAGGGCAAATCGGCCATGCCCGGCCCGCTCGACGTCGCCGCGACGATCTGGGGACACCTGCGCGACCCGTTCTACGACAAGGGCCCCAACGACAAGGGGCTCGGCATCCAGCTCGCCTATTCGCTCGGCCGCGTCCTGCTCGGCTATGCCTTCGCCGTGCTGCTCGCGGTCCCGCTCGGCTTCCTGATCGGCATGTCGCCGCTGATCTCGAAGGCGCTCGACCCGTTCATCCAGGTCCTGAAGCCGATCTCGCCCTTGGCGTGGATGCCGCTCGCGCTCTACACGATCAAGGATTCCAGCGTCTCCGCGATCTTCGTGATCTTCATCTGCTCGGTCTGGCCGATGCTGCTGAACACGGCCTTCGGCGTCTCCGCCGTGCGCAAGGAGTGGCTCAACGTCGCCCGCACGCTCGAGGTCGGGCCGGTCCGGCGCGCCTTCACGATCATCCTGCCGGCGGCCGCGCCGACCATCCTGACCGGCATGCGCATCTCGATCGGCATCGCCTGGCTCGTCATCGTCGCGGCCGAGATGCTCGTGGGCGGCACCGGCATCGGCTACTTCGTCTGGAACGAGTGGAACAACCTCTCGATCACCAATGTCATCGTCGCCATCACCGTCATCGGCGTGATGGGCATGATCTTGGACCAGACGCTCGCCCGCCTGCAGCGCGCCGTGACCTATCCGGATTGA
- a CDS encoding ABC transporter ATP-binding protein yields MSDRYISIEGIARRYPKAGGGTTTVFEDLWFSMRKGEFVCVIGHSGCGKTTVLNILNGLDAPDDGAAIVDGKAIEGPSLDRAVIFQGHSLLPWRSVLGNVAYAVAARHRDWPRAKVTAHAMAFIEKVGLKGSELKKPSELSGGMKQRVGIARALSIEPKMMLMDEPFSALDALTRGTLQDEVRRICLETGQTAFMITHDVDEAIYLADRIVLMTNGPQAMIAEIVENPLPRDRIRSEVHHHRDYYAIRNHLIDFLVVRSKSFRDDIPEGYDRRHPPIVRPGADGTGPDAGRKAA; encoded by the coding sequence ATGAGCGACCGTTACATCTCGATCGAAGGCATCGCCCGCCGCTACCCGAAGGCCGGCGGCGGCACCACCACCGTCTTCGAGGACCTCTGGTTCTCGATGAGGAAGGGCGAGTTCGTCTGCGTCATCGGCCATTCCGGCTGCGGCAAGACAACCGTGCTCAACATCCTCAACGGGCTCGACGCGCCCGATGACGGCGCGGCCATCGTCGACGGCAAGGCGATCGAGGGCCCTTCGCTCGACCGCGCCGTGATCTTCCAGGGCCATTCGCTGCTGCCCTGGCGCAGCGTGCTCGGCAATGTCGCCTATGCGGTCGCCGCCAGGCATCGCGACTGGCCAAGGGCGAAGGTGACGGCGCATGCCATGGCCTTCATCGAGAAGGTCGGCCTCAAGGGCTCGGAGCTGAAGAAGCCCTCGGAACTCTCCGGCGGCATGAAGCAGCGCGTCGGCATCGCCCGCGCGCTCTCGATCGAGCCCAAGATGATGCTGATGGACGAGCCCTTCTCGGCGCTCGACGCGCTCACCCGCGGCACGCTGCAGGACGAGGTTCGCCGCATCTGCCTGGAGACCGGCCAGACCGCCTTCATGATCACCCATGACGTCGACGAGGCGATCTATCTCGCCGACCGCATCGTGCTGATGACCAACGGTCCGCAGGCGATGATCGCCGAGATCGTCGAGAACCCGCTGCCGCGCGATCGCATCCGCAGCGAGGTCCACCACCACCGCGACTACTACGCCATCCGCAACCACCTGATCGACTTCCTGGTGGTGCGCTCGAAGAGCTTCCGGGACGACATTCCCGAGGGCTACGACCGCCGCCATCCGCCGATCGTGCGACCGGGCGCCGACGGAACCGGCCCCGACGCCGGCCGCAAGGCGGCCTGA
- the cynS gene encoding cyanase has protein sequence MKREELTEKILDIKREKGWSWKYITEEIGGMSEVLIVGALLGQMKLVKPLAEKAAALFGLTENEKRMLNEVPYRGTGTPMPPTDPLIYRFYEMVMVNGPAWKALIEEEFGDGIMSAIDFNIEFEREPNPKGDRVKIGMSGKFLPYKYYGNEQGIPDYGFKEA, from the coding sequence ATGAAGCGCGAAGAGCTCACCGAGAAGATCCTCGACATCAAGCGCGAGAAGGGCTGGAGCTGGAAATACATCACCGAAGAGATCGGCGGCATGTCCGAGGTGCTGATCGTCGGCGCCCTGCTCGGCCAGATGAAGCTGGTCAAGCCGCTGGCCGAGAAGGCCGCCGCCCTCTTCGGCCTGACCGAGAACGAGAAGCGCATGCTCAACGAGGTGCCCTATCGCGGCACCGGCACGCCGATGCCGCCGACCGACCCGCTGATCTACCGCTTCTACGAGATGGTGATGGTCAACGGCCCGGCCTGGAAGGCGCTGATCGAGGAAGAGTTCGGCGACGGCATCATGTCGGCGATCGACTTCAACATCGAGTTCGAGCGCGAGCCGAACCCGAAGGGCGACCGCGTCAAGATCGGCATGTCCGGCAAGTTCCTGCCCTACAAGTACTACGGCAACGAGCAGGGCATCCCCGATTACGGCTTCAAGGAAGCCTGA
- a CDS encoding DUF3422 family protein, with the protein MAASSFDDPASLVPHPERGAILAEVHARPFAPLETPRRLLHFAFMTDSRQAAADRAALGRFCAERGVPGPLDEAKHHRARFGETSLRWEQHSEFTTYSWELPGTEATPFLPPTGALPHGMRGLPQPGPHLVSADLHLMPAVAEPDLGALFDPASLAAALVDNGGAVAATDFRAGADGFVRILVLDRELTPARAGALAQRLLEIETYRTLALLGMPESQRIGPSVRSAEETLVRIAGTMTQTDGLAADHALLDEMTALASRLEAEAASSNYRFGASRAYDNIVQQRLVAIGEQGHGGWPTIAAFLARRMAPAMRTCQMLQERQADLATKLARAANLLRTRVDVALEQQNRDLLAAMNERTRLQLRLQQTVEGLSVAAIAYYIVSLFGYLAKGAKDSGWLKIEPGLATALFVPVALLGVWAAVRRIRRGHGEG; encoded by the coding sequence ATGGCGGCCAGCAGTTTCGACGATCCGGCGTCGCTCGTTCCGCATCCGGAGCGTGGCGCCATCCTGGCGGAGGTGCATGCCCGGCCCTTCGCGCCGCTGGAGACGCCGCGGCGGCTTTTGCATTTCGCCTTCATGACCGATTCCCGCCAGGCGGCCGCCGACCGTGCGGCGCTCGGCCGCTTCTGCGCCGAACGCGGCGTGCCGGGGCCTCTCGACGAGGCCAAGCATCACCGCGCCCGCTTCGGCGAAACCAGCCTGCGCTGGGAGCAGCACAGCGAGTTCACCACCTATAGCTGGGAGTTGCCGGGCACGGAGGCGACGCCCTTCCTGCCGCCGACCGGCGCGCTGCCGCATGGCATGCGCGGCCTGCCGCAGCCGGGGCCGCATCTGGTCTCCGCCGATCTGCATCTGATGCCGGCGGTGGCCGAGCCCGATCTCGGGGCGCTGTTCGACCCCGCCAGCCTGGCGGCGGCTCTTGTCGACAATGGCGGGGCGGTCGCGGCGACGGATTTCCGGGCGGGGGCGGACGGTTTCGTGCGCATCCTGGTGCTCGACCGCGAACTGACTCCGGCCCGCGCGGGGGCGCTGGCGCAGCGCCTGCTCGAGATCGAGACCTATCGCACGCTGGCGCTGCTCGGCATGCCGGAATCGCAGCGGATCGGCCCCTCCGTGCGCAGCGCCGAGGAGACGCTGGTGCGCATCGCCGGCACGATGACGCAGACGGATGGGCTGGCCGCCGACCATGCGCTGCTCGACGAGATGACGGCGCTCGCCTCGCGGCTGGAGGCGGAAGCGGCCTCCTCGAACTACCGTTTCGGGGCGAGCCGCGCCTATGACAACATCGTCCAGCAGCGGCTCGTCGCGATCGGCGAGCAGGGCCATGGCGGCTGGCCGACGATTGCCGCCTTCCTGGCACGGCGGATGGCGCCGGCGATGCGCACCTGCCAGATGCTGCAGGAGCGCCAGGCCGATCTCGCGACCAAGCTGGCGCGCGCCGCCAACCTGCTGCGCACGCGCGTCGACGTCGCGCTTGAGCAGCAGAACCGCGACCTGCTGGCGGCGATGAACGAGCGCACGCGGCTGCAGTTGCGGCTGCAGCAGACGGTCGAGGGGCTCTCGGTCGCGGCGATCGCCTATTACATCGTCAGCCTGTTCGGCTATCTCGCCAAGGGCGCGAAGGATTCGGGCTGGCTCAAGATCGAGCCGGGCCTTGCAACCGCGCTGTTCGTGCCGGTCGCGCTGCTCGGCGTCTGGGCGGCGGTGCGGCGCATCCGCCGGGGCCATGGCGAGGGCTGA
- a CDS encoding ABC transporter ATP-binding protein encodes MTPIISVSGLSKTYASGFQALKTVDLEIRQGEIFALLGPNGAGKTTLISIICGLVNPSTGSVRADGHDIVADYRAARAKIGLVPQELTTDAFETVRATVSFSRGLFGKRKDPDLVERVLKDLSLWDKRDTQIRRLSGGMKRRVMIAKALAHEPRILFLDEPTAGVDVELRQDMWQLVRRLRENGVTIILTTHYIEEAEEMADRVGVISKGEIILVEDKTELMRKLGRKQLTLSLQTPLAALPESLAGYDLTLAAGGDEIVFTYDTKAERTGITALLQALGEAGIRFRDLNTSQSSLEDIFVSLVRGRS; translated from the coding sequence ATGACACCGATCATCTCCGTCTCCGGCCTGTCCAAGACCTATGCTTCCGGCTTCCAGGCCCTCAAAACGGTCGATCTCGAAATCCGCCAGGGCGAGATCTTCGCGCTGCTCGGCCCCAACGGCGCCGGCAAGACGACGCTGATCAGCATCATCTGCGGGCTGGTCAATCCGAGCACGGGCAGCGTCCGCGCCGACGGCCACGACATCGTCGCCGATTATCGCGCCGCCCGCGCCAAGATCGGCCTCGTCCCGCAGGAGCTGACCACCGACGCCTTCGAGACTGTGCGCGCCACCGTCTCCTTCAGCCGCGGGCTCTTCGGCAAGCGCAAGGACCCCGACCTGGTCGAGCGGGTGCTGAAGGACCTCTCGCTCTGGGACAAGCGCGACACCCAGATCCGCCGGCTCTCGGGCGGCATGAAGCGGCGCGTCATGATCGCCAAGGCGCTCGCCCATGAGCCGCGCATCCTCTTCCTCGACGAGCCGACGGCCGGCGTCGATGTCGAGCTGCGCCAGGATATGTGGCAGCTGGTGCGACGGCTGCGCGAGAACGGCGTCACCATCATCCTGACCACGCACTACATCGAGGAGGCCGAGGAGATGGCCGACCGGGTCGGCGTGATCAGCAAGGGCGAGATCATCCTCGTCGAGGACAAGACCGAGCTGATGCGCAAGCTCGGGCGCAAGCAGCTCACGCTGAGCCTGCAGACGCCGCTGGCGGCCCTGCCCGAGAGCCTCGCGGGCTACGACCTCACTTTGGCCGCGGGCGGCGACGAGATCGTCTTCACCTACGACACCAAGGCGGAGCGCACCGGCATCACCGCCCTGCTGCAGGCGCTCGGCGAGGCCGGTATCCGCTTCCGGGATCTGAACACGAGCCAGAGCTCGCTCGAGGACATCTTCGTCAGCCTGGTCAGGGGCCGCTCATGA